In a single window of the Maniola jurtina chromosome 4, ilManJurt1.1, whole genome shotgun sequence genome:
- the LOC123864966 gene encoding DNA-3-methyladenine glycosylase 1-like has translation MECKIIRCSWLNEDPIYITYHDTEWGKPQYDNIRLFEMICLEGQQAGLSWITILKKRDNYRRLFHNFDPYKIAQLNSEDVNKLLTDSGIVRHKGKIESIVNNAKCYITMKENGEDFSDFIWGYVNNSPIENYWKSNCEIPAETDVSIELSKALKRRGFKYVGSTICYAFMQACGLVNDHITDCICKMQDI, from the coding sequence atggAATGTAAAATAATTAGATGTAGTTGGTTAAATGAAGATCCAATATACATCACTTATCATGATACTGAATGGGGAAAGCCACAATATGACAACATACGTCTGTTTGAGATGATTTGCCTTGAAGGACAACAGGCAGGATTGTCATGGATAACTATTTTAAAAAAGAGAGACAACTACCGCAGACTCTTTCATAATTTTGATCCATATAAAATTGCTCAATTAAACAGCGAAGATGTTAATAAACTATTAACTGACTCAGGAATTGTAAGGCATAAAGGTAAAATTGAATCAATAGTAAATAATGCTAAATGTTACATTACAATGAAGGAGAATGGAGAAGATTTTTCAGACTTCATTTGGGGTTATGTGAATAATAGTCCTATTGAAAATTATTGGAAATCTAATTGTGAAATACCAGCTGAGACTGATGTATCAATAGAACTTTCAAAGGCCTTAAAAAGGAGAGGGTTTAAATATGTTGGCTCGACTATTTGTTACGCATTTATGCAAGCCTGTGGTTTAGTCAATGATCACATAACTGACTGTATCTGTAAAATGCAAGATATTTAA
- the LOC123864949 gene encoding uncharacterized protein LOC123864949 gives MDKMCTVATLITLFSIQAVKSMSVQKSYLMDKSDPENEITDFIYSKGYLPNQNELPKPTVIKSADDDVTYLLSKLSDGELVKLLNDHPKKKIYGLDDIVKLALGDKSDNDRKISFLGRDIQEEADLQNINSNTAYKRFRINSGIENDQRAHFKLNHKPIDAKKQKNELNFLALMKLHDFLNYRPEHVEEDLSEEKRELLFDILVSQLKSLCCKSNKRVRNLQVSSKSLSNIPKEKLYSEFNTSNVQKSNEFMFLIVNDEIKSKSNDDLILVDPETLEKNSSILLLGPITAPLTDGQLKVIMDRISNELSKPEYTSLLQQLSDGSLSASNTSLMKNFIFGHETRRYIKPHRCNYQSKLAKIYGGPRWLICTGYLNLNTPSLYD, from the exons ATGGATAAAATGTGCACTGTTGCCACACTTATTACTTTATTCTCC ATACAAGCCGTAAAATCCATGTCGGTGCAAAAATCTTATTTGATGGATAAAAGTGATCCTGAGAATGAAATAACAGATTTTATATATTCAAAAGGGTATTTACCAAATCAAAATGAATTACCAAAACCTACAGTAATAAAGAGTGCCg atgaTGACGTAACTTATCTTTTATCGAAATTGTCTGACGGTGAACTTGTGAAATTGCTTAATGAtcatcctaaaaaaaaaatatatggttTAGATGATATCGTTAAACTAGCACTAGGAGACAAGTCTGACAATGATCGCAAAATATCTTTTTTGGGACGCGATATTCAAGAGGAAGCcgatttacaaaatattaatagtAATACGGCTTATAAGAGATTTCGTATAAACTCAGGTATTGAAAATGACCAGCGGgctcattttaaattaaatcataAGCCGATAGAtgctaaaaaacaaaaaaatgagTTAAATTTTCTGGCTTTAATGAAACttcatgattttttaaattatcgcCCAGAACATGTTGAAGAAGACTTGTCCGAAGAGAAAAGagaattattatttgatatcCTCGTTTCTCAGTTAAAATCTTTGTGTTGCAAAAGCAATAAACGTGTACGTAATCTTCAAGTTTCTAGTAAAAGTTTATCAAACATACcaaaagaaaaattatattCTGAATTTAACACATCGAACGTTCAAAAATCAAATGAATTTATGTTTCTAATTgtaaatgatgaaataaaaagtaaaagtaatgaTGATTTAATACTTGTGGATCCAGAAACTCTCGAGAAAAATAGTAGTATTTTGTTATTGGGGCCTATAACAGCCCCATTAACCGATGGTCAACTAAAAGTCATT ATGGACCGCATTTCTAATGAATTATCAAAACCAGAATATACTTCACTTCTTCAGCAGCTCTCTGACGGGTCACTTAGTGCTAGCAATACAAGTCTGatgaaaaattttatttttggacATGAAACTCGAAGATATATAAAACCTCATAGATGTAATTACCAGTCTAAACTCGCAAAAATTTATGGTGGACCACGGTGGTTGATTTGCACTGGTTACTTAAATCTTAATACGCCTAGTTTATATGACTAA
- the LOC123864968 gene encoding anaphase-promoting complex subunit 15-like isoform X1, which yields MIRYILYGPGPGLSSGRWCFQKYVNKIRMKSVLQYLGTCCLKMNIPFPILYPRLVDPTWFNADSPCDEDAELTSMEQAHQQWLNSIGQQYMKRPPLGKPDPEPMEEEADSDEEEGNDESDESEESHDEDEEEELRTYSPPRNNNEVDQEFEIHDQNPDPSTPDQSALWPQGRIQPLN from the exons ATGATTAGGTACATACTCTATGGGCCCGGCCCTGGCCTTTCTTCTGGTCGGTggtgttttcaaaaatatgtaaacaaaatTAGAATGAAATCCGTGTTACAG tacctaggtacctgctGTTTAAAAATGAACATACCATTTCCTATACTTTACCCGCGTCTGGTAGACCCTACTTGGTTCAATGCAGACAGTCCATGTGACGAAGATGCGGAGCTAACTAGTATGGAACAGGCCCATCAGCAGTGG ttgAACTCAATTGGTCAACAATATATGAAGCGCCCACCGCTGGGAAAGCCTGATCCAGAGCCAATGGAGGAAGAAGCAGACTCTGATGAAGAAGAag GTAATGATGAATCTGATGAGTCGGAGGAATCCCATGATGAGGATGAAGAAGAGGAGCTGCGTACATATTCTCCACCGAGAAACAACAATGAGGTAGACCAAGAGTTTGAAATACATGATCAGAATCCAGATCCCAGCACACCTGATCAAAGTGCACTCTGGCCTCAGGGCCGAATCCAGCCACTAAATTAA
- the LOC123864968 gene encoding anaphase-promoting complex subunit 15-like isoform X2 encodes MNIPFPILYPRLVDPTWFNADSPCDEDAELTSMEQAHQQWLNSIGQQYMKRPPLGKPDPEPMEEEADSDEEEGNDESDESEESHDEDEEEELRTYSPPRNNNEVDQEFEIHDQNPDPSTPDQSALWPQGRIQPLN; translated from the exons ATGAACATACCATTTCCTATACTTTACCCGCGTCTGGTAGACCCTACTTGGTTCAATGCAGACAGTCCATGTGACGAAGATGCGGAGCTAACTAGTATGGAACAGGCCCATCAGCAGTGG ttgAACTCAATTGGTCAACAATATATGAAGCGCCCACCGCTGGGAAAGCCTGATCCAGAGCCAATGGAGGAAGAAGCAGACTCTGATGAAGAAGAag GTAATGATGAATCTGATGAGTCGGAGGAATCCCATGATGAGGATGAAGAAGAGGAGCTGCGTACATATTCTCCACCGAGAAACAACAATGAGGTAGACCAAGAGTTTGAAATACATGATCAGAATCCAGATCCCAGCACACCTGATCAAAGTGCACTCTGGCCTCAGGGCCGAATCCAGCCACTAAATTAA
- the LOC123864942 gene encoding uncharacterized protein LOC123864942 isoform X2, giving the protein MNWESTNGIGGAHIKPSARKSIHSHCSRCSTLRLTDMGRYGAVQRRSVQQDQGQDEVDNVISKMARPASPIPLRNYNRMCRRNSYDVSNESSDDDSEEDDEIYTSANTTVQQNELQNSRNMSTSSNLQNSPEHQRVMNNSTNRQNQSFSQNLSKKDESSITQLLMQILLVFLVACSAVFYLRYYPSETTKMNSIYDKMSFYNDVMDLGEKYKVKDTSILQVRTGIATIFEKQDTGSFIFAYNSKSNNFNPVMFNNFIEDLAATASRYLRNESVHHNAVVVDTVNLKMQTEKEFMNQYEPDVAKTGVMLVKDIDNIPAQLAMAFHYYCDEYSPLVRRSAIFFTLNLARCSNNSDPKSTHEYIEKCLAKKWSAVGEDRIGPLLTRVVNIVVDVTSVI; this is encoded by the exons atgaactgggaatccACTAATGgg ATTGGGGGGGCACATATAAAACCATCCGCAAGAAAAAGTATACATAGCCACTGCAGTAGGTGTAGTACATTGCGTCTTACAGATATGGGCAGATATGGCGCAGTACAGCGCAGAAGTGTACAGCAAGATCAAGGGCAAGATGAAGTGGATAATGTAATTAG TAAAATGGCACGACCAGCTTCCCCAATTCCATTAAGGAATTATAATAGAATGTGTCGAAGAAATTCATATGATGTCAGCAATGAGAGTAGCGACGATGACTCAGAGGAAGA TGATGAAATATATACCAGTGCAAATACGACAGTTCAACAAAATGAGCTACAGAACAGCAGGAATATGTCTACAAGCTCAAATCTACAAAATTCACCAGAACACCAAAGAGTAATGAATAACAGCACAAATAGACAAAATCAGTCTTTTTCACAAAACTTAAGTAAGAAAGACGAATCGTCAATTACTCAGTTATTAATGCAAATACTGTTAGTGTTTCTCGTCGCATGTTCTGCAGTATTTTACTTAAGATATTATCCAAGTGAAACAACAAAAATGAATAGTATTTATGATAAAATGAGCTTCTATAATGATGTCATGGATCTAGGAGAGAAGTATAAGGTGAAGGATACTTCTATATTGCAAGTAAGGACAG GCATCGCAACAATATTTGAAAAACAAGACACTGGATCATTTATATTTGCATACAACAGCAAAAGCAACAACTTTAACCCTGTGATGTTCAACAATTTTATTGAGGACTTAGCTGCGACTGCTTCGAGATATTTAC GGAACGAAAGCGTCCACCATAATGCAGTAGTAGTGGACACAGTCAACCTAAAAATGCAAACGGAAAAAGAATTCATGAACCAGTACGAGCCAGATGTGGCCAAAACCGGCGTAATGCTGGTTAAGGATATTGACAACATTCCAGCACAGCTTGCAATGGCTTTCCATTACTACTGCGATGAATACAGTCCTCTAGTCAGGCGGAGTGCAATATTCTTCACATTAAATTTGGCTAGATGCTCTAATAATTCAG ATCCAAAGTCTACACATGAGTATATAGAAAAATGTCTAGCCAAGAAATGGAGTGCAGTCGGAGAAGATAGGATTGGGCCATTACTTACTAGGGTTGTCAACATTGTTGTAGATGTTACCAGTGTAATATGA
- the LOC123864942 gene encoding uncharacterized protein LOC123864942 isoform X3, whose product MGRYGAVQRRSVQQDQGQDEVDNVISKMARPASPIPLRNYNRMCRRNSYDVSNESSDDDSEEDNILSKSSPPAFSIYSDEIYTSANTTVQQNELQNSRNMSTSSNLQNSPEHQRVMNNSTNRQNQSFSQNLSKKDESSITQLLMQILLVFLVACSAVFYLRYYPSETTKMNSIYDKMSFYNDVMDLGEKYKVKDTSILQVRTGIATIFEKQDTGSFIFAYNSKSNNFNPVMFNNFIEDLAATASRYLRNESVHHNAVVVDTVNLKMQTEKEFMNQYEPDVAKTGVMLVKDIDNIPAQLAMAFHYYCDEYSPLVRRSAIFFTLNLARCSNNSDPKSTHEYIEKCLAKKWSAVGEDRIGPLLTRVVNIVVDVTSVI is encoded by the exons ATGGGCAGATATGGCGCAGTACAGCGCAGAAGTGTACAGCAAGATCAAGGGCAAGATGAAGTGGATAATGTAATTAG TAAAATGGCACGACCAGCTTCCCCAATTCCATTAAGGAATTATAATAGAATGTGTCGAAGAAATTCATATGATGTCAGCAATGAGAGTAGCGACGATGACTCAGAGGAAGA CAACATATTATCCAAATCTTCCCCACCAGCCTTTTCGATTTACAGTGATGAAATATATACCAGTGCAAATACGACAGTTCAACAAAATGAGCTACAGAACAGCAGGAATATGTCTACAAGCTCAAATCTACAAAATTCACCAGAACACCAAAGAGTAATGAATAACAGCACAAATAGACAAAATCAGTCTTTTTCACAAAACTTAAGTAAGAAAGACGAATCGTCAATTACTCAGTTATTAATGCAAATACTGTTAGTGTTTCTCGTCGCATGTTCTGCAGTATTTTACTTAAGATATTATCCAAGTGAAACAACAAAAATGAATAGTATTTATGATAAAATGAGCTTCTATAATGATGTCATGGATCTAGGAGAGAAGTATAAGGTGAAGGATACTTCTATATTGCAAGTAAGGACAG GCATCGCAACAATATTTGAAAAACAAGACACTGGATCATTTATATTTGCATACAACAGCAAAAGCAACAACTTTAACCCTGTGATGTTCAACAATTTTATTGAGGACTTAGCTGCGACTGCTTCGAGATATTTAC GGAACGAAAGCGTCCACCATAATGCAGTAGTAGTGGACACAGTCAACCTAAAAATGCAAACGGAAAAAGAATTCATGAACCAGTACGAGCCAGATGTGGCCAAAACCGGCGTAATGCTGGTTAAGGATATTGACAACATTCCAGCACAGCTTGCAATGGCTTTCCATTACTACTGCGATGAATACAGTCCTCTAGTCAGGCGGAGTGCAATATTCTTCACATTAAATTTGGCTAGATGCTCTAATAATTCAG ATCCAAAGTCTACACATGAGTATATAGAAAAATGTCTAGCCAAGAAATGGAGTGCAGTCGGAGAAGATAGGATTGGGCCATTACTTACTAGGGTTGTCAACATTGTTGTAGATGTTACCAGTGTAATATGA
- the LOC123864942 gene encoding uncharacterized protein LOC123864942 isoform X1: protein MNWESTNGIGGAHIKPSARKSIHSHCSRCSTLRLTDMGRYGAVQRRSVQQDQGQDEVDNVISKMARPASPIPLRNYNRMCRRNSYDVSNESSDDDSEEDNILSKSSPPAFSIYSDEIYTSANTTVQQNELQNSRNMSTSSNLQNSPEHQRVMNNSTNRQNQSFSQNLSKKDESSITQLLMQILLVFLVACSAVFYLRYYPSETTKMNSIYDKMSFYNDVMDLGEKYKVKDTSILQVRTGIATIFEKQDTGSFIFAYNSKSNNFNPVMFNNFIEDLAATASRYLRNESVHHNAVVVDTVNLKMQTEKEFMNQYEPDVAKTGVMLVKDIDNIPAQLAMAFHYYCDEYSPLVRRSAIFFTLNLARCSNNSDPKSTHEYIEKCLAKKWSAVGEDRIGPLLTRVVNIVVDVTSVI from the exons atgaactgggaatccACTAATGgg ATTGGGGGGGCACATATAAAACCATCCGCAAGAAAAAGTATACATAGCCACTGCAGTAGGTGTAGTACATTGCGTCTTACAGATATGGGCAGATATGGCGCAGTACAGCGCAGAAGTGTACAGCAAGATCAAGGGCAAGATGAAGTGGATAATGTAATTAG TAAAATGGCACGACCAGCTTCCCCAATTCCATTAAGGAATTATAATAGAATGTGTCGAAGAAATTCATATGATGTCAGCAATGAGAGTAGCGACGATGACTCAGAGGAAGA CAACATATTATCCAAATCTTCCCCACCAGCCTTTTCGATTTACAGTGATGAAATATATACCAGTGCAAATACGACAGTTCAACAAAATGAGCTACAGAACAGCAGGAATATGTCTACAAGCTCAAATCTACAAAATTCACCAGAACACCAAAGAGTAATGAATAACAGCACAAATAGACAAAATCAGTCTTTTTCACAAAACTTAAGTAAGAAAGACGAATCGTCAATTACTCAGTTATTAATGCAAATACTGTTAGTGTTTCTCGTCGCATGTTCTGCAGTATTTTACTTAAGATATTATCCAAGTGAAACAACAAAAATGAATAGTATTTATGATAAAATGAGCTTCTATAATGATGTCATGGATCTAGGAGAGAAGTATAAGGTGAAGGATACTTCTATATTGCAAGTAAGGACAG GCATCGCAACAATATTTGAAAAACAAGACACTGGATCATTTATATTTGCATACAACAGCAAAAGCAACAACTTTAACCCTGTGATGTTCAACAATTTTATTGAGGACTTAGCTGCGACTGCTTCGAGATATTTAC GGAACGAAAGCGTCCACCATAATGCAGTAGTAGTGGACACAGTCAACCTAAAAATGCAAACGGAAAAAGAATTCATGAACCAGTACGAGCCAGATGTGGCCAAAACCGGCGTAATGCTGGTTAAGGATATTGACAACATTCCAGCACAGCTTGCAATGGCTTTCCATTACTACTGCGATGAATACAGTCCTCTAGTCAGGCGGAGTGCAATATTCTTCACATTAAATTTGGCTAGATGCTCTAATAATTCAG ATCCAAAGTCTACACATGAGTATATAGAAAAATGTCTAGCCAAGAAATGGAGTGCAGTCGGAGAAGATAGGATTGGGCCATTACTTACTAGGGTTGTCAACATTGTTGTAGATGTTACCAGTGTAATATGA